A single genomic interval of Cellvibrio sp. PSBB023 harbors:
- the rlmB gene encoding 23S rRNA (guanosine(2251)-2'-O)-methyltransferase RlmB: protein MKREFIFGLHAVQALLKSAPQRVIEIYMVQGRNDQKLQKIVNAAQSNGIHCQVVNRNKLDDLVSDENHQGVVAVCTPGETYDETWLFNLLDNLNEPAFLLILDGVTDPHNLGACMRSAEAAGVHAVIAPKDKSAGLTPIARKVACGAAEVLPFVPVTNLARTLKKLQDKGIWLFGAAGDAEHSLYQSNLTGPIGILMGAEGDGLRRLTQDSCDHLMNIPMAGTVSSLNVSVATGICLFEAVRQRKA, encoded by the coding sequence TTGAAACGTGAATTTATCTTTGGCCTGCACGCGGTGCAGGCGCTGCTCAAAAGTGCGCCCCAGCGCGTGATTGAAATTTATATGGTGCAGGGGCGCAACGATCAAAAACTGCAAAAAATTGTGAATGCCGCACAGAGCAATGGTATTCACTGTCAGGTGGTGAATCGCAACAAGTTGGATGACTTGGTCAGCGATGAAAACCATCAAGGTGTTGTGGCGGTGTGTACACCGGGCGAAACCTACGATGAAACCTGGCTATTCAATTTACTCGACAACCTCAACGAACCGGCTTTTTTACTGATTCTGGATGGTGTGACTGACCCGCATAATCTGGGGGCCTGCATGCGTTCGGCGGAAGCGGCGGGTGTGCATGCGGTGATTGCGCCGAAAGATAAATCGGCGGGGCTTACGCCGATTGCCCGTAAGGTGGCTTGTGGCGCAGCAGAAGTATTGCCGTTTGTGCCGGTTACCAACCTGGCGCGCACCTTGAAAAAATTGCAGGACAAGGGCATCTGGCTGTTTGGTGCAGCCGGTGATGCTGAGCATTCGCTTTACCAATCCAATCTCACTGGCCCAATTGGGATTTTAATGGGCGCGGAAGGTGATGGTTTACGTCGCCTCACCCAGGACAGTTGTGATCACCTGATGAATATTCCCATGGCAGGCACTGTGAGCAGTTTGAACGTGTCAGTTGCTACGGGGATTTGTTTATTTGAGGCAGTGCGTCAACGCAAGGCCTAG
- a CDS encoding DUF3012 domain-containing protein, producing the protein MTIHTRIVKLLFILATASILSACAPEVGSPDWCKSIETKPKGELTMNEAKDYAKHCVFK; encoded by the coding sequence ATGACCATCCACACAAGAATTGTTAAGTTGCTGTTTATTCTTGCCACCGCCTCTATCCTGTCGGCCTGCGCACCTGAAGTGGGTAGCCCTGATTGGTGTAAATCCATCGAAACCAAGCCAAAAGGTGAGTTGACGATGAATGAAGCCAAGGATTACGCCAAACACTGCGTGTTCAAATAA
- a CDS encoding META domain-containing protein: MNTRFLLYITIGLMSLTGCAHKNTSTAELVNTYWKLVEIKGTAVAVSDNQREPHMVLNAEQRVAGSDGCNRLMGGYQLSGDSLQFTQMASTRMACLQGASQADLIGVTLPQTARYAIQGEQLELRDASGAIIARFKAVALP, from the coding sequence ATGAACACCCGATTCCTACTGTATATAACCATAGGCTTAATGAGCTTAACGGGCTGCGCACATAAAAATACCAGCACGGCAGAGTTGGTTAACACCTATTGGAAACTGGTTGAGATCAAAGGCACAGCTGTCGCGGTTAGCGATAATCAGCGCGAACCACACATGGTGCTAAATGCCGAACAGCGCGTTGCCGGTTCTGATGGCTGTAATCGCTTGATGGGCGGCTATCAATTGTCGGGAGATAGTCTGCAATTTACCCAAATGGCCAGCACCCGCATGGCTTGCCTGCAGGGTGCGAGTCAAGCGGATTTAATTGGCGTTACCCTGCCGCAAACCGCCCGCTATGCAATTCAAGGTGAGCAATTGGAATTGCGCGATGCCAGTGGTGCAATCATCGCGCGCTTTAAGGCCGTCGCACTGCCTTAA
- a CDS encoding chitinase, with protein MKYSILGLAALSASLLSAPSLAVDCSNLPAWNSSAAYGGGAQVKEAGNTYQANWWSQGKNPANYSGQWQEWALLGACNGASSSSITVSSSSRSSAPSSVSSSQVTLSSSSVATGNCASSYYVAGTAYGAGQLVQNLGSEYRCTVAGWCGSSAAWAYAPGSGAHWQMAWELVRSCGAVSSSAPSVSSRSSVAPSSSSRSSSSVSSTSSSVPTGARAAGDAAPLPKHALVGYWHNFDNGSGLIRVADVDPAWDVIVIAFVDDAGNGNVEFRLDPALNKAQFIADVAAKRAQGKNIVLSYGGEKGTVTLNNSTNLANFVNSTAAIINEYGFDGVDIDLESGAGVMHGAPVISNMVSAIKQLHAMFPDLYVSMAPEHPYVQGGYVAYSGIWGAYLPMIDQLRNELDLLHVQLYNNGGLATPYAPQPYQAGTVDMMVASARMLIEGFPLANGTAGQFAGLRPDQVALGLPSGPRAASSGQATTADINRAVDCLVKRTNCGTNMPLTAYGDFRGVMTWSINWDVKDGRIFSIPVGNHLDALP; from the coding sequence ATGAAATATTCAATACTTGGGCTCGCGGCGTTAAGTGCGAGTTTGTTGTCTGCCCCATCGCTGGCGGTAGATTGTTCAAATTTACCCGCCTGGAACAGCAGTGCTGCCTATGGCGGTGGTGCGCAGGTAAAAGAGGCGGGCAATACCTATCAGGCTAACTGGTGGTCGCAGGGGAAAAATCCCGCAAACTATTCCGGTCAGTGGCAAGAGTGGGCCTTGTTGGGAGCCTGTAATGGCGCCAGCTCGTCCAGCATCACTGTATCCTCATCAAGCCGCAGCAGCGCGCCCAGTTCTGTGTCATCCAGCCAGGTCACGCTTTCCAGTTCATCGGTCGCAACCGGTAATTGTGCCTCCTCCTACTATGTAGCAGGTACGGCCTACGGTGCCGGACAACTGGTGCAGAACCTGGGCAGTGAATATCGCTGCACGGTAGCGGGCTGGTGTGGTTCCAGTGCGGCCTGGGCCTATGCCCCTGGCTCGGGTGCCCATTGGCAAATGGCGTGGGAGTTGGTGCGCTCCTGCGGCGCGGTATCCAGCAGTGCGCCCAGCGTGTCTAGCCGTTCCTCTGTTGCGCCATCGTCCAGTTCCCGTTCGTCCAGCTCGGTGAGCAGCACTTCATCCAGTGTACCTACGGGTGCTCGCGCAGCGGGTGATGCCGCGCCTTTGCCCAAACACGCGTTAGTGGGCTACTGGCATAACTTCGATAATGGCAGCGGTTTGATTCGCGTGGCAGATGTCGACCCAGCCTGGGATGTGATTGTGATCGCCTTTGTGGATGATGCAGGCAATGGCAACGTGGAATTCCGCCTTGATCCGGCCTTGAACAAGGCACAGTTTATTGCCGACGTTGCCGCCAAGCGTGCACAGGGTAAAAACATTGTGTTGTCTTATGGCGGTGAAAAAGGGACGGTGACACTGAACAATTCCACCAACCTGGCCAACTTTGTTAACAGCACGGCAGCGATTATCAATGAGTACGGTTTTGACGGTGTTGATATCGACCTGGAAAGCGGTGCTGGGGTGATGCACGGTGCGCCGGTAATCAGCAATATGGTGTCGGCTATCAAACAACTGCACGCTATGTTCCCCGACCTATATGTTTCTATGGCGCCAGAGCACCCATATGTTCAAGGCGGTTATGTGGCTTATAGCGGTATTTGGGGGGCTTATTTGCCGATGATCGACCAATTGCGCAACGAGCTGGATTTGCTACATGTGCAGCTCTACAACAATGGCGGACTGGCAACACCCTATGCGCCGCAGCCTTACCAGGCCGGTACGGTGGACATGATGGTCGCCTCGGCACGTATGTTGATTGAAGGTTTCCCGCTGGCAAATGGCACGGCCGGTCAGTTTGCGGGCTTGCGCCCGGATCAGGTCGCACTGGGCTTGCCTTCCGGCCCTCGTGCAGCAAGTTCGGGTCAGGCGACTACGGCGGATATTAACCGCGCGGTGGATTGCCTGGTGAAGCGCACTAACTGCGGTACCAATATGCCGCTGACAGCCTATGGTGATTTCCGTGGGGTTATGACCTGGTCCATTAACTGGGATGTGAAAGATGGTCGCATTTTCTCTATCCCGGTCGGTAACCACCTTGATGCCCTGCCGTAA
- a CDS encoding AraC family transcriptional regulator: MKTNFLNIHDLVLVLTAVECCLLAALLNLLPAKHIQPRRILSGFFILIALVLTTTLIVWNGDLKGAAINQSPLMVSILAVCLLLQGPVLYFYLRSLSQQITLLRWRNLVHLVPALVAACLLVLFDIDSLEWWPSTLLVGAENTAVAFVWALVKISPLGYIVACVIAEYKLRENLKALYSDISMSELKLADAVLAGFCIHWLWSLLAYVLEGQVSAAVSDSLGIIDNYLTVILVNALFVFGLVNTRQLLSVNAMPIAKPVQPAKMDHKVAVIEKAMNEDKLYLESNINLERFAEQIGLKPRDISAILKMHYQSNFFEFINRYRVEEAKRLLLSPDFKNETVLEIIYKSGFNSPSAFHRFFKRMVGVTPTEFRQQGAAASAE, from the coding sequence ATGAAAACCAACTTTCTGAATATCCATGATCTGGTGTTAGTGCTCACCGCCGTGGAGTGCTGTTTGCTGGCCGCACTGCTGAATTTGTTGCCGGCCAAACATATCCAACCGCGTCGCATTCTCTCTGGATTTTTTATCCTGATCGCACTGGTGCTCACCACCACACTCATCGTATGGAATGGCGATTTAAAAGGCGCCGCGATTAATCAATCACCGTTAATGGTTTCCATTCTGGCGGTGTGTTTATTGTTGCAGGGGCCGGTGTTGTATTTTTATTTGCGCTCCCTCTCGCAGCAAATAACCCTGTTGCGCTGGCGTAACCTGGTGCATCTGGTGCCTGCCTTGGTGGCGGCCTGTTTGTTGGTATTGTTTGATATCGACAGTCTTGAGTGGTGGCCGAGCACTTTGCTGGTGGGGGCAGAAAATACGGCGGTCGCTTTTGTGTGGGCACTGGTAAAAATTTCGCCGCTGGGTTACATCGTTGCTTGTGTTATCGCGGAATATAAGTTGCGTGAAAATTTAAAAGCGCTTTATTCGGATATCTCCATGTCCGAATTAAAACTGGCAGATGCCGTGTTGGCCGGATTTTGCATCCACTGGTTGTGGTCGCTGCTCGCTTATGTGCTTGAAGGGCAGGTGAGTGCGGCGGTGAGTGACAGTTTAGGGATTATTGATAATTACCTGACAGTGATTCTGGTCAATGCACTCTTTGTATTTGGCTTGGTCAACACTCGCCAGTTGCTCAGTGTCAATGCCATGCCGATTGCCAAACCGGTACAACCGGCAAAAATGGATCACAAGGTGGCAGTGATTGAAAAAGCCATGAACGAGGATAAGCTCTACCTCGAAAGCAATATCAATCTGGAGCGTTTTGCGGAGCAGATTGGCCTGAAACCGCGAGATATTTCCGCGATTTTAAAAATGCATTACCAATCCAACTTTTTTGAATTTATTAACCGCTATCGCGTGGAAGAAGCCAAGCGTTTGCTGTTATCGCCCGACTTCAAAAATGAAACCGTGTTGGAAATTATTTATAAATCCGGCTTCAATAGTCCGTCGGCATTCCATCGCTTCTTTAAGCGCATGGTAGGCGTCACGCCCACCGAGTTTCGACAACAAGGTGCTGCCGCCAGTGCCGAGTGA
- a CDS encoding tetratricopeptide repeat protein — protein MDIAVTQDDSHSTRYNELFNLYQHSLFRDLWAQATQWWGDGPWPSAALELLRARTLSQLGNDRHCNALLWRLWRKHPQLPGLAPFIASLYLRSRGPLVALRMLPLIEDRAQPNDKDRADMRGEKAEILARFRDFSAADEYLGDIEKNGDDWQLLSVAEVKYLQDDYTAALAVIDKVLARTPHYRAALLFKANVLQLQQDLTQAIAILADFWPTTQSFWAGRLLCSLYIESQQYAQAHECLIRLKTLPVFSSKDADRTLRALQADLLCAEQRYEEALDYIEQKHFFGKSIVDAITRTTDSRTRKVVNVPFVRQANMTCAPASITAVAAYWGVSVAQADVVEAICYGGTQSVDERRWAEENGWYAHEFQLTFSAAKSLLDHDIPILLATVEPGSAHLQILVGYDDAMGTYLLRDPYYRRLQEMLIESSHDYYAASGPRAMVMVPMHYRDTILALDLPFGALYDCLYQLNRALDTNQREQAVAQLTKAQGLDPDHRMTIACERALAFYDGDDARILAATEKLLALYPKDVNLQLSKANSLNTLGSSKQMLEYLESIAAQPNSHFLVKSRLADYLRQDHRQQQRVAKLYKELLNISPTNTENLYAYAGVLWDNSRYQESYQLYRFATCLEDKNEQYAESFFKAARYHKDTEKGLTFLRDRFQRFGKKSSGPAVSLFNALDSLERTHEGFLVLDEAIEKRPDDGWLIVFTARKLLFQQQLQRAMALAERAKPLVSEVRYNELAAEIFEYNLQPDQAIICFEKILQLEPLNYKANQSMMRLFIEANERSKADEFIAQQLTRYPDNAMLLELSIDWIDKGDYQAQADAYRQFIQHHPTNAWGYRGLADALCNLDLYDEALAAAEEAIAVASNSSASHYYHGKVLLAKQQYAAARHSFRKAITLSCDYTYAYDPLLQCGFNHATQQEDLRFIYEQLMAQVSYGDGLLAYQRIAGTLLANDEILRFLEHALEVRPDLWHAWVALTMAYRNAGLNEKALHTIEQAAARFPLLPRIFQELAESHRLLNQPDKAEFYYRHTLGLSPGWTTPANNLCDLLEQQGRYDEAIATQRAVIARNPLASSPYGYLADLLIREGRNDDATQALERALEIDPHYFWAWRTLHQLQDSDDGKLAVCNHLARVRQKFPTDENLLLTHVNMLDDDTQASAILSAFLEKNPYQIEACIDYIQRQTRLGNIAHALQFTSEQYWNNHRPIAILAAEANIYAERRELATAIKHMENVVQINTNFYEGWRRLARWYSETQATANAQTAIDHCIRIYPNDPSVLCYAAECLQAIDGDNQRISELLQRAFELNPVNQYNGLTYIDYIFERGEIDRAAEALALLQRHKSDIYTQYRAFQIHLAREEFTAALEVFRTILQDKNNSLWFTQNAWEQLNKAKQQDAAATIIRELRDANTLNGHYAGRCLAEHELQQGGIKKFEQVLLKKSLTSDFDKRYMEGYLHKLIDNKDKLPWKIIEQCEPIIAGDLKNWGLVGYLHVTQGRWMEAINWFKRGPLLAQAEAWMLYFYSLALRETGQWNNAVSMMREAFQREPDNYREDIVIWHALDQLLEQRPAPVGELESIRTENLAGLSIYPFHLANLLIKAEARPFEETSAALETDYRACKTAFRQVNSFAWKQARKLTRRHLANSLQQQGLKRWLWLVKIAQKC, from the coding sequence ATGGATATAGCTGTTACACAAGACGACAGTCACTCAACGCGCTACAACGAATTATTTAACCTCTATCAACACAGTTTATTTCGTGATTTATGGGCACAAGCCACCCAATGGTGGGGCGATGGGCCTTGGCCCAGTGCGGCATTGGAATTATTGCGGGCACGCACCCTGAGCCAATTGGGAAATGATCGTCACTGTAATGCACTCTTGTGGCGGCTCTGGCGCAAGCACCCGCAATTACCCGGGCTGGCACCATTCATAGCCTCACTTTATTTGCGATCGCGCGGGCCATTGGTGGCATTGCGTATGCTGCCGCTCATTGAAGACCGCGCCCAACCCAACGACAAAGATCGCGCCGATATGCGCGGCGAAAAAGCCGAAATACTGGCACGCTTTCGCGATTTTTCAGCGGCCGACGAATACCTGGGTGACATTGAAAAAAATGGTGATGACTGGCAATTATTATCTGTTGCTGAAGTGAAATACTTGCAGGACGATTACACCGCCGCACTGGCCGTGATTGATAAAGTGTTGGCGCGCACGCCTCACTATCGCGCTGCACTCTTGTTCAAAGCGAATGTACTGCAATTGCAACAAGACCTCACCCAGGCAATTGCAATACTTGCCGACTTTTGGCCCACCACCCAATCATTTTGGGCAGGGCGATTGCTCTGCAGTTTATATATTGAAAGCCAGCAATATGCACAGGCCCATGAATGTCTGATCCGGCTGAAAACCTTGCCCGTTTTTTCCAGCAAAGATGCCGATCGTACATTGCGCGCACTACAAGCGGATTTACTCTGCGCAGAACAGCGCTATGAAGAAGCCCTCGATTACATTGAACAAAAACATTTTTTTGGCAAATCCATTGTCGATGCCATAACTCGCACCACTGACAGCCGCACACGCAAAGTCGTTAATGTGCCCTTTGTGCGGCAGGCCAATATGACATGCGCACCCGCCAGCATTACTGCAGTGGCGGCCTACTGGGGTGTTAGTGTTGCGCAGGCGGACGTGGTGGAAGCCATTTGCTATGGCGGCACCCAATCTGTGGATGAGCGCCGCTGGGCGGAAGAAAATGGCTGGTATGCGCACGAATTCCAACTGACGTTCAGTGCTGCAAAATCCCTGCTGGATCACGATATTCCGATTTTATTGGCAACCGTTGAACCCGGCAGTGCGCATTTGCAAATTCTGGTGGGTTATGACGATGCCATGGGCACTTATTTGTTGCGCGACCCTTACTATCGTCGCTTACAAGAAATGCTGATTGAATCCAGCCACGACTACTATGCCGCTTCCGGCCCCCGTGCGATGGTGATGGTGCCTATGCACTATCGCGATACCATTCTTGCATTGGATCTTCCTTTTGGCGCACTTTACGATTGTCTCTACCAACTTAATCGCGCGCTGGATACCAACCAGCGCGAGCAGGCCGTTGCACAATTAACCAAAGCCCAAGGTCTGGACCCTGATCATCGCATGACTATTGCCTGCGAACGCGCACTGGCATTTTATGATGGCGACGATGCGCGCATTTTAGCGGCTACCGAAAAATTACTCGCGCTCTACCCCAAGGATGTAAACCTGCAACTGAGCAAAGCCAACAGTTTGAATACCCTGGGTTCCAGCAAACAAATGCTCGAGTATCTGGAGTCTATTGCTGCGCAACCCAACAGCCACTTTTTGGTTAAAAGTCGCCTCGCCGATTATTTGCGGCAGGATCATCGGCAACAACAGCGTGTGGCAAAACTGTATAAAGAATTGCTCAATATCAGCCCCACCAATACAGAGAACCTTTACGCCTATGCCGGTGTCCTCTGGGATAACAGTCGCTATCAAGAAAGTTATCAACTCTATCGTTTTGCCACTTGCCTTGAAGATAAAAATGAACAATACGCAGAAAGTTTTTTTAAAGCCGCGCGCTACCATAAGGATACAGAAAAGGGCCTGACTTTTTTGCGCGACCGTTTCCAGCGCTTTGGTAAAAAATCTTCCGGCCCGGCAGTTTCCCTGTTTAACGCGCTGGACAGTTTGGAGCGCACTCACGAAGGATTTCTTGTTCTGGATGAGGCCATTGAAAAACGCCCCGACGATGGTTGGCTCATAGTATTTACCGCACGCAAATTATTATTCCAACAACAACTGCAGCGCGCCATGGCATTAGCAGAGCGCGCCAAGCCACTGGTAAGTGAAGTTCGCTACAACGAGTTGGCCGCTGAAATTTTTGAATACAATTTACAGCCGGACCAGGCAATTATCTGCTTTGAAAAAATCCTGCAACTGGAACCGCTCAATTACAAAGCCAACCAAAGCATGATGCGCCTGTTCATCGAAGCCAACGAGCGCAGCAAGGCCGATGAATTTATCGCACAGCAACTCACGCGCTACCCGGATAACGCCATGCTGCTGGAACTGTCCATCGATTGGATCGACAAGGGCGATTATCAGGCGCAGGCTGATGCCTACCGGCAATTTATCCAGCATCACCCTACCAATGCCTGGGGCTATCGCGGCCTTGCTGATGCACTATGTAACCTGGATTTATACGATGAAGCACTGGCTGCCGCTGAAGAGGCCATTGCCGTCGCCAGCAACAGCAGCGCCAGCCATTACTATCACGGCAAGGTATTGTTGGCGAAACAACAATACGCCGCAGCGCGCCACAGTTTTCGCAAAGCTATCACCCTATCCTGCGATTACACCTACGCCTATGATCCGCTGCTGCAATGCGGATTCAACCACGCAACCCAGCAAGAGGATTTGCGTTTTATTTATGAACAATTAATGGCGCAAGTCAGCTATGGCGATGGCCTGCTGGCATACCAGCGAATTGCCGGAACGCTGCTGGCGAACGACGAAATTTTGCGCTTTCTCGAACACGCGTTGGAGGTACGGCCAGATTTATGGCACGCCTGGGTTGCCTTAACCATGGCCTATCGCAATGCAGGCCTCAATGAAAAAGCACTGCACACTATTGAGCAAGCCGCTGCACGTTTTCCATTATTGCCGCGCATTTTTCAGGAATTGGCCGAAAGCCATCGCCTGCTTAACCAACCGGACAAAGCGGAATTTTATTATCGCCACACCCTGGGGTTGTCGCCCGGCTGGACAACACCGGCCAATAATTTGTGCGACCTACTGGAGCAGCAAGGGCGCTATGATGAAGCCATCGCCACCCAGCGCGCTGTTATTGCACGCAACCCGCTCGCATCATCGCCTTATGGTTACCTCGCCGATTTATTAATTCGCGAAGGCCGAAACGACGACGCCACCCAGGCACTTGAACGCGCGCTGGAAATAGATCCACATTATTTTTGGGCATGGCGGACGCTGCATCAGCTACAGGATAGCGATGATGGAAAACTCGCTGTTTGCAACCACCTGGCACGAGTGCGTCAAAAATTTCCCACCGATGAAAACCTGCTGCTGACGCACGTCAACATGCTAGATGACGACACGCAAGCCAGCGCGATTCTCTCGGCATTTTTAGAGAAAAATCCTTACCAGATTGAAGCCTGTATTGATTACATCCAACGCCAAACCCGGCTTGGCAACATAGCGCATGCACTGCAATTTACCAGTGAGCAGTATTGGAATAACCATCGCCCTATTGCGATACTCGCGGCGGAGGCCAACATTTATGCCGAACGACGCGAGCTGGCTACTGCGATTAAACACATGGAAAATGTGGTGCAGATCAATACCAATTTTTATGAAGGATGGCGCCGCCTTGCGCGCTGGTACAGTGAAACACAAGCAACTGCCAACGCACAAACAGCGATTGATCACTGCATTCGGATCTACCCCAACGATCCCTCTGTACTCTGTTACGCGGCAGAATGTTTACAGGCAATCGATGGCGATAATCAGCGCATCAGCGAGCTGTTGCAGCGCGCCTTTGAATTAAATCCGGTCAACCAATACAACGGCTTGACCTATATTGATTATATTTTCGAGCGAGGAGAAATTGATCGCGCTGCCGAGGCACTGGCGTTATTGCAACGACACAAAAGCGATATCTATACACAATATCGCGCGTTTCAAATTCATCTGGCTCGCGAGGAATTTACGGCGGCACTGGAGGTATTCCGCACTATCTTGCAAGACAAAAACAACAGCCTCTGGTTTACGCAAAACGCCTGGGAACAACTCAACAAAGCCAAACAACAGGATGCAGCTGCGACCATTATCCGTGAACTGCGCGATGCCAATACACTCAATGGCCACTATGCAGGACGCTGTCTGGCAGAGCATGAGTTGCAACAAGGGGGAATCAAAAAATTTGAGCAAGTACTTCTCAAAAAATCGCTCACCAGTGATTTTGACAAGCGCTATATGGAAGGCTACCTCCACAAACTCATCGACAATAAAGATAAGTTGCCGTGGAAAATTATTGAACAGTGCGAACCGATTATTGCGGGCGATTTAAAAAACTGGGGGCTAGTCGGCTACTTGCATGTTACCCAAGGCCGCTGGATGGAGGCGATTAATTGGTTCAAACGGGGCCCGCTGCTCGCCCAGGCCGAAGCTTGGATGCTCTATTTTTACTCGCTGGCACTGCGCGAAACCGGTCAGTGGAACAACGCCGTGTCCATGATGCGCGAAGCATTCCAGCGCGAGCCGGATAATTACCGCGAGGACATAGTCATCTGGCATGCGTTGGATCAACTGCTGGAACAGCGCCCGGCACCGGTGGGAGAATTGGAATCTATCCGCACTGAAAATCTGGCGGGCCTCAGCATTTATCCATTCCATTTGGCAAATTTATTAATCAAAGCAGAGGCACGGCCTTTTGAAGAGACAAGCGCAGCGTTGGAAACAGATTATCGCGCTTGCAAAACCGCCTTCCGTCAGGTCAATTCATTCGCCTGGAAACAGGCACGAAAACTAACACGACGCCATCTGGCCAATAGCTTGCAACAACAAGGGCTAAAGCGCTGGCTGTGGCTGGTGAAAATTGCGCAAAAGTGTTGA